Sequence from the Pedobacter sp. D749 genome:
ATTAGGACGAAAGAGGAAGTAGAAGCTGCTGAAATTAAACTCCGCAGGCTTGGCCAAACCGAAAGTAAAGTCGATTTATGGATCGATTTGGGCACCTATTACCTCAATTTACCAGGCGAATTAAAAGCCGACCTTGCCAGGGCGATGCAACTCCGCGAACAGGCTTTTGCATTAGCCAGCAAGATCGAATATCCCAAAGGAATTGCCGGGAGTATGGTACTTAAAGGCAATATCATTCGCGAATCGGGAGATAAGGTTTTAGGAACAAAAATTTTTGAACAGGCAATTGCTTACGCTTCAAAGTTTAACCTGAAAGAGCAATTGGCAGAAGCATATTCGGCCATGGGTAATCTTTTCGGCAATGAAGGAGCAGAGCTCGACAAGAAAATTGCATATAACGAGAAATCCCTGGTCTTATACCGTCAGGTTGGAAATAAACTAGAAGAAGCCAATTCGCTCAAAAATCTTGGCGATTATTACAACATCAAAGGGCAGCCAGCCTATGCCATAAAACTAATGGATACTTCACTTGCCGTTTACAGGTCTGTTGGTTTTAAAGAACTGCAAGGGGTTTACAATAATATGTGTATCACCAATATAAGTCTCGGTAATTTTTCGGAAGCCTTAAAGTACGGATTATTGGCCGAGAAAACTGCTGATCAACTGGCCGATACAAGTTTGCAAAGAAGTTCTATAAACAACCATTTGGGTTTAACTTATTATTACCTGCGGAACGACCAGAAAGCGTTGGATTATTGGTTAAGGGCAAAAAACATCGCTGAGCGTTACAAAGACGCGGGTTATATGCAGACCATTATTGCCAATGTAGCCACCATTTATGTTCGCATGAAAAGGTTTGAAGAGGGGATAGCTGAGTTGAAAGAACTGATTAAAAAATATCCGCCAACTGATACCCAGATGAAATTACGCATTCCATACATTTTATTTAACACTTACTATGATATTCAGCAATATGGAAAGGCCGAGCCTTATTTCAAAACTTTAATCAAATTCCACCATGATTTGCCAAAAGATGATCCGAATCAAATCTATCTATACCGGAGTATCATCAGGAAACTGATTCACGAGAAACAGTTTGTAGCTGCCGATGGCTATTTAAAAGAACATGAAAAACAAAGTTTGCAGCAGAAAAACTTATTGGCCCTTTCGCAGTTGCACCGGCTTTGGTTTGATGTGGATTCGGCACTGAATAAGCCCTGGTCGGCAGTGGCGCACTATAAAACCTATAAAAGATTAACTGATTCTATCTGGAACAACGACAAGAACAAACAGATCTCGGGTCTGGAAATCGAATTTCAGACCGAAAAAAAAGATAAAGACATTGCATTGCTCAGCCAGAAAAACCAATTACAAAAAGTTACGATCGAAAATGAGGGCAGGTTGAGGTATATATTTATCGGAGGACTTTTTATCGCCCTTATGTTTGTGGGTTTGATTTATAACCGTTATCGAATAAAAAGACGCAGCAATCTTGTTTTAGAGCAAAAGCAGAACGAAATCAATGCGCAGAACGAACTGCTCAGGAAAATACTCAACGAGAAAGAATGGCTTTTGCGCGAAATCCATCACCGGGTTAAAAACAATCTCCAGATTGTTATCAGCCTGCTTAATACCCAATCGGCTTACCTGGATAATGAAGATGCTTTAGTGGCCATCAGAAATAGCCAGAACCGCATGCATGCCATGTCGCTCATCCATCAGAAACTTTACCAATCTGATAATTTGGCGGAAATTGACATGAAATGGTACATCAAAGAACTGGTCGATTACATGATCGAATGTTTTGATACCGATAAGAAAATCCAGTTCATCCTGGAAACAGAGGCGATTAAACTGGATGTTGCACAGGCTGTTCCCCTTGGCTTGATCCTGAACGAGGCCATTAGTAATGTGATTAAATATGCTTTTCCAGTTGATGAAAAAGGTAAGGTCCATATTTCCTTCCTGGTTATCGAAGACGAGATCTGCGAACTTAAAGTTGCAGATACCGGGATTGGTTTGCCGGAAGGCTTTGTTCCTGAAAATACAGAATCACTCGGAATGAGCCTGATGACCGGCCTCACTGAACAGCTAAACGGCGAGATAAAAATGTGGAATGATAATGGTCTCGTGCTCGATGTCATCTTTAAACGTCACAACGAATTAATTACAGAAAACTCAGAATTATTAATAAATAAAAATTAAACGATATGAATAACAACATTTTAGGTTTGCATCACATTACGGCGATAGCCGGCAGTGCACAGCAAAATTTCGATTTTTATACCAAAACACTAGGCTTAAGGTTGGTGAAAAAGACGGTTAATTTTGATGACCCGGGTACTTACCACCTTTATTATGGCGATGAAACCGGATCGGCGGGAACGATCCTAACCTTTTTTCCATGGGATGGAATTGGACAGGGAACTGAAGGGGTGGGTATGGCAACAGAAATTGGCTACTCAGTACCTGCGGGAAGTCATCAATTCTGGTTAGAAAGATTTGGGGCGGCAAACGTTAAAACAAAAGAAATTACGGAGCGTTTCGGCGAGCAGGTGCTGGCTTTTAAAGATCCGGATGGTTTATCACTAAGTTTGATAGTACCTAAAACAGCAGATATAAGGACGCCCTGGGAAACTGCTGAGGTTAAAAAAGATACCGCGACTAAAGGTTTTCACAGTACCACTTTAACTTTGCAAAGTATCGATGAAACGGCAAAAATACTCACCGATTTGTTTGGCTACCGTTTATTGGCTCAGGAAGAAAACCGATATCGCTTTATTACCGATACCGTAGCAAATGCGGCCATTGTTGATCTGTTGGAAGTGCCAGCTGGACACAGGGGAAGAAATGCTGCCGGTACAAACCATCATGTTGCGTTCCGTGTTAAAAATGAGGATATTCAAATGGAATTAAGGGAGCAGATTCTGAGTAAAAATTTACAGATTACCCCAAAAATTGACCGGGATTATTTTTATTCCTTATATTTTCGTGAACCAGGAGGCGTGCTTTTCGAAATTGCGACCGAAAACCCTGGTTTTACTGTTGATGAGCCTTTAAATGAATTGGGTACACATTTAATGTTGCCGGGCCAACACGAACATTTACGCGGTGATTTAGAAAAAGTACTTCCAAAACTAACTTAGAAAATATGGCACAAGTAAAATTAAACATTCAGGAGGGCGAACCAAGTTCGTTCGATATTTATGATGAAGACGGAAAAGCTGGCGAAATGATTTTCGACATCAAGGATAACGATTTAACCGTTTACCACACCGAAGTAGACACGGCAAAAGAAGGAAAAGGTTATGCGAAAATGTTGCTTGATGCGATGGTTGCCTATGTTCGCGACAACAAATTGATGGTCATCCCGATGTGCCCATACGTGCACATCCAGTTTAAGCGGCACGAAGATTTATACCGGGATATCTGGAACAAAGTAAATGAAGAAGAATAGCGAAATGAAAGAAATTATAAAAGCAGGAAAAAGCTTTGATCAAGCCGAAAAAGTGCTGATCATGATCCATGGTCGTGGCGGAACGGCGCAGGACATTTTATCAATGGCAGAATACCTTAACGTTTCAAATTTTGCATTGGTAGCCCCTCAAGCTGAAAAAAATACATGGTATCCACAGTCGTTTCTGGCTCCTCGGGCAGCCAATGAGCCTTCCTTATCGACTGCTTTAAATGCCATAAAAGAAACTGTGCTTGGTTTGGAAAAAGAAGGTTTTTCAAAAGAACAGATCTACTTTTTGGGTTTTTCGCAGGGTGCCTGCTTAACGCTCGATTATGTGGCTGGCAATGCAGCGCGTTATGGTGGCGTGGTGGCTTTTACCGGTGGCCTTATCGGCGAAAAGGTCGACCATCGCAATTATCATGGCGATTTTGACGGTACGCCGATATTTATTGGGAGCAGTGATCCCGATATGCATGTTCCCGTATCCAGGGTAAAGGAATCGACTGTTTTACTTGAAGAAATGGGCGCACAGGTTACTGAGATTATTTACGAAAATATGGGGCATACCATCAGCCAGGCAGAAATTACACAGGTGAATAAATTGATTTTTAAGGATTGAAAAGCATAATGGAAAAGGAAACGGGTAGAATTGAAGCTTTTAGTGATGGCGTTTTTGCAATTGCTGTTACGCTCCTGGTACTCGATCTTCACGTTCCCGAACTGGAGGATGGCAATACACCCGCATACTTATTTGAAGCACTAAAAATGCAGTGGCCGGGTTATATTGCCTTTATCATCTCATTTTTCAGTATTTTCATCATCTGGGTAAATCACCATAAAGTTTTTAAACAGATATACAAACGAAACACAGGGCTAATGTTTGCCAACGGGCTCATTTTATTCCTGGTTTCGCTTGTTTCTTTTCCCAGCGCTTTATTGGCCAGGTTTTTTTTAACAGATTCCAAGCAGCTTTCAGTGACCATTTACACCGGTTTATTTGTTTTAATTAACCTGGCTTTTAACCTGCTGTGGCAACAGGCTACCTCAGATAAAAAATTATTGCGCCCCGGAATCAGTGATGCCGCTGTCAAGCAACTCCGAAACAACTACCTTTATGGTTTTCCAACTTATTTAGCCGCTTTTATGGTGTCGTTCTATTATCCGGATTTAGCCTTAAGCATTTGTATTCTACTTTGGATATTCTGGGCAGCATCATCAAAGAAAATTGACTTTTCCGAAACGCCAGCTTTGTAATTAAAAGAATTTAAATTCATAAAACATGTCAAAATATAAAATTGCAATACTTGATGATTATCAGGATGTAGCGAAATCATTTGTTGATTGGACTGTACTTGCCGAATATGCCGATATTAAAGTATTTACCGATCATCTTCATGGAGCGGATGAAATTGTAGAACGTTTGAAACACTTTGAAATCATTTGCGTGATGCGCGAGCGTACTCCTTTAACGGCTGCTTTACTGATGCAACTGCCTGAGCTAAAACTGATCGTTTCTACAGGTGCCAGAAATCGGTCTATTGATGTTGCTGCTGCTGAAAAATTACAAATAGAAGTACACAATACCGGCTATTTAGGTCATGGCGCTTTAGAGCTTACCTGGGCTTTATTGATGGCCATAGCGAAACACATTCCGCAAGAAAATGCCAATCTGCGTGCTGGTGGTTGGCAGCATTTGGTGGGTAACGATTTAAAAGGGAAGACCTTGGGCATATTGGGACTTGGGAATTTGGGTGCGCAGGTTGCGGCAGTAGCAAAAGTTTTCGATATGGATGTCATTGCCTGGAGTGAAAACTTAACACCCGAAAAAGCGGTAGCTGGCGGCGCCAGATATGTAGACAAAAAAACTTTATTTCAGGAATCTGATTATTTAACGGTTCATATGGTGTTGAGCGATAGGAGTAAAGGTATTGTGGGTGCCGAAGACCTGGCACTAATGAAGCCAACCGCCTACCTGATCAATACCTCAAGGGGACCATTGGTTGATGAAAAAGCACTGATCAAAAGCCTGGAAGAAAATAAGATCGCCGGCGCGGCTTTAGATGTTTTTGATAAAGAGCCGCTTGATGATAATCACCCTTTTAGAAAGCTGAACAACGTATTGGCTACGCCACATATTGGCTACGTTACACAGGATACCTACAATCTTTTTTTTAACGATATTGTTAAGGCTTTAATGGACTGGCTGCCAAAACATCTAAAAAATTAATTTCCAGGAGGTTGTATCATAAATATAGATTTGTCATCCTGAGGAGTAATTATTTCATAGAATCAATATAAAAGACAGATTAGGCTGCGTGAGATCCTCATTCCCGACTCGATTGGGAACCACGGATTTCTCATGAAAACATTTGAAACAAGGGGAACTTATGAATAATCGTAATGCAAGCGCTTTAAGATTCCCGCATGCGCGGGAATGACGACCGTACTAATGGATTCTGTGTATGGTAGCCTGTCGAAGGACCTGTTTAATACTCTTTAAGCTGTTTCGACAGGCTCAACATGACAGCATCTGAGTTGAAATACATTTACGGATTTCTATAGAAATATCCTCATCGCGAATTGGCAGAGAAAGCCGTCTCGCAATGAGGGTTGTTCGAGGGTAGATATCAAAGATCTGCATATTGAGGTTACCCGTTCTGTAATCACAAAAGCTCTCTCTACGATATTTCGTATCTAAAATCGCTTTTTAGCGAAATATCGTGAGTAATTTATGGTCAAAGCATTGCCAGTAATGCACCAGCGCCATATTCCTGCCTTTGGCATGTTCTTTGAATTCCCGCGGTTGAACCAGCAAGTAAAATCAATCCCTGCAGAACTAACCTCAATCGCACGGTAATGATGAATAACCATCCGGATGTTATGCGTTTTGGTGGTTGCATTAACAGTTCATTCACGCAATTTCCGGATAATTATTGGTGAGAAAACGATTATAAAAATGAGAAAACAAGAATCAGATTTTAGCAAGGATACCAATGTTAATGACAATGAAATTAAGCCTCATGCCGGTTCATATTTCGAAACACTGGCCGACACCGTAGCAGAACAAGAAAGGAATTTTACGTTAAAGGATCTGTTTCAAGGGGTATTCTCTAAACTCAATCCTCTATTCTCGATTGATTGTGGTGTGTTAATTCTGTATAACGAAGAAATGGACCACATTACAAGGGCTTATCTCACCGAAGCCATTTCTGGGAAAATATCCTGTACAGAAACCATTTCCGATCCGGTTAGCCTTTCACTCATTACAAAAGAGATTTCAGGTTTTGATTTTCCTGTGCTGAAATCGCGGCAAGACTGGATAGCTGACTTTGGTGAAAATCATTGTTTAAACAACCATCCTACAGAATACCATTTTCACTGTTATATTCCATTGGAGCATAACGGAAGGGTATTGGGTACTTTTGAACTTCATAATCACAACCGGGAACTAAGTGCAGAAGGATTGACTTTTTGTTGTAACATTGCCGATTTTATTGCAGGACTGCTGGCTGAAATAGAGAAAAAAAGTGTTTCTAAGCCTGATGTTACAGGGCCGGTTAAATCTGAAATTATAAATGAACCCAGAATACCGGCGGTTGCTGATCCAAAAATAAAGCAGTTAGAAAAGGAAATTGAAAAACTACGTACGCAGCTTGCTGAACACCTCATTTTTAAACCGGAAGAATCACCTGAAATTCTAACACACCCTGAAATTGTTGGTAGTAGTCCTGAAATGCAGGAAGTTTACAGACTGCTCAACCGGATTTCCTCCTCGGAAACTACCGTGCTCATTTTAGGCGAAACAGGAACGGGGAAAGAATTAATCGCCAAAGCCATCCATGATGAATCTGTAAGAAGTCGGAAAACTATGATTAAGGTGAACTGTGCTGCCATTCCACCCAATTTAATCGAATCAGAACTTTTTGGTCATGAGAAGGGGAGTTTTACAGGTGCCACCGAAAGGAGGATCGGCAAGTTTGAACAGGCACATGGGGGTACAATCTTCCTTGATGAAATAGGTGAATTACCACTCGATTTACAAGTAAAGTTACTTCGTGTTTTGCAGGAAAAGGAAATAGAACGTATTGGTGGTAGAGCTACTATTCCAACTGATGTGCGTATCATTTCGGCCACGAACAGAAATCTTTCTGCGGAAGTGGAGGCAGGAAGGTTTAGGCGTGATTTATATTACAGGTTAAATGTATTTCCGGTTTCATTACCACCGCTTCGAAACCGGAAATCGGATATCGCTGTGCTAGCTGCTTTTTTCTTAGCGAAATTCGCCAAAAAGTCGAATCGAAATCTTAATGGATTTTCAAAAAAAGCGATTTCCACGATGATG
This genomic interval carries:
- a CDS encoding ring-cleaving dioxygenase, encoding MNNNILGLHHITAIAGSAQQNFDFYTKTLGLRLVKKTVNFDDPGTYHLYYGDETGSAGTILTFFPWDGIGQGTEGVGMATEIGYSVPAGSHQFWLERFGAANVKTKEITERFGEQVLAFKDPDGLSLSLIVPKTADIRTPWETAEVKKDTATKGFHSTTLTLQSIDETAKILTDLFGYRLLAQEENRYRFITDTVANAAIVDLLEVPAGHRGRNAAGTNHHVAFRVKNEDIQMELREQILSKNLQITPKIDRDYFYSLYFREPGGVLFEIATENPGFTVDEPLNELGTHLMLPGQHEHLRGDLEKVLPKLT
- a CDS encoding alpha/beta hydrolase is translated as MKKNSEMKEIIKAGKSFDQAEKVLIMIHGRGGTAQDILSMAEYLNVSNFALVAPQAEKNTWYPQSFLAPRAANEPSLSTALNAIKETVLGLEKEGFSKEQIYFLGFSQGACLTLDYVAGNAARYGGVVAFTGGLIGEKVDHRNYHGDFDGTPIFIGSSDPDMHVPVSRVKESTVLLEEMGAQVTEIIYENMGHTISQAEITQVNKLIFKD
- a CDS encoding sigma-54-dependent Fis family transcriptional regulator; translation: MRKQESDFSKDTNVNDNEIKPHAGSYFETLADTVAEQERNFTLKDLFQGVFSKLNPLFSIDCGVLILYNEEMDHITRAYLTEAISGKISCTETISDPVSLSLITKEISGFDFPVLKSRQDWIADFGENHCLNNHPTEYHFHCYIPLEHNGRVLGTFELHNHNRELSAEGLTFCCNIADFIAGLLAEIEKKSVSKPDVTGPVKSEIINEPRIPAVADPKIKQLEKEIEKLRTQLAEHLIFKPEESPEILTHPEIVGSSPEMQEVYRLLNRISSSETTVLILGETGTGKELIAKAIHDESVRSRKTMIKVNCAAIPPNLIESELFGHEKGSFTGATERRIGKFEQAHGGTIFLDEIGELPLDLQVKLLRVLQEKEIERIGGRATIPTDVRIISATNRNLSAEVEAGRFRRDLYYRLNVFPVSLPPLRNRKSDIAVLAAFFLAKFAKKSNRNLNGFSKKAISTMMAYSWPGNVRELEHLIERHVVMASGNVIMDIEIPGNNKPSIASTKSVKTIFENERDHIFTVLELCNGRISGPHGAAKLLGVPATTLNSKIKKLGLAKKHIY
- a CDS encoding TMEM175 family protein translates to MEKETGRIEAFSDGVFAIAVTLLVLDLHVPELEDGNTPAYLFEALKMQWPGYIAFIISFFSIFIIWVNHHKVFKQIYKRNTGLMFANGLILFLVSLVSFPSALLARFFLTDSKQLSVTIYTGLFVLINLAFNLLWQQATSDKKLLRPGISDAAVKQLRNNYLYGFPTYLAAFMVSFYYPDLALSICILLWIFWAASSKKIDFSETPAL
- a CDS encoding histidine kinase dimerization/phosphoacceptor domain -containing protein, whose product is MLISPVLAKGQGIRTKEEVEAAEIKLRRLGQTESKVDLWIDLGTYYLNLPGELKADLARAMQLREQAFALASKIEYPKGIAGSMVLKGNIIRESGDKVLGTKIFEQAIAYASKFNLKEQLAEAYSAMGNLFGNEGAELDKKIAYNEKSLVLYRQVGNKLEEANSLKNLGDYYNIKGQPAYAIKLMDTSLAVYRSVGFKELQGVYNNMCITNISLGNFSEALKYGLLAEKTADQLADTSLQRSSINNHLGLTYYYLRNDQKALDYWLRAKNIAERYKDAGYMQTIIANVATIYVRMKRFEEGIAELKELIKKYPPTDTQMKLRIPYILFNTYYDIQQYGKAEPYFKTLIKFHHDLPKDDPNQIYLYRSIIRKLIHEKQFVAADGYLKEHEKQSLQQKNLLALSQLHRLWFDVDSALNKPWSAVAHYKTYKRLTDSIWNNDKNKQISGLEIEFQTEKKDKDIALLSQKNQLQKVTIENEGRLRYIFIGGLFIALMFVGLIYNRYRIKRRSNLVLEQKQNEINAQNELLRKILNEKEWLLREIHHRVKNNLQIVISLLNTQSAYLDNEDALVAIRNSQNRMHAMSLIHQKLYQSDNLAEIDMKWYIKELVDYMIECFDTDKKIQFILETEAIKLDVAQAVPLGLILNEAISNVIKYAFPVDEKGKVHISFLVIEDEICELKVADTGIGLPEGFVPENTESLGMSLMTGLTEQLNGEIKMWNDNGLVLDVIFKRHNELITENSELLINKN
- a CDS encoding GNAT family N-acetyltransferase, with the protein product MAQVKLNIQEGEPSSFDIYDEDGKAGEMIFDIKDNDLTVYHTEVDTAKEGKGYAKMLLDAMVAYVRDNKLMVIPMCPYVHIQFKRHEDLYRDIWNKVNEEE
- a CDS encoding D-2-hydroxyacid dehydrogenase family protein encodes the protein MSKYKIAILDDYQDVAKSFVDWTVLAEYADIKVFTDHLHGADEIVERLKHFEIICVMRERTPLTAALLMQLPELKLIVSTGARNRSIDVAAAEKLQIEVHNTGYLGHGALELTWALLMAIAKHIPQENANLRAGGWQHLVGNDLKGKTLGILGLGNLGAQVAAVAKVFDMDVIAWSENLTPEKAVAGGARYVDKKTLFQESDYLTVHMVLSDRSKGIVGAEDLALMKPTAYLINTSRGPLVDEKALIKSLEENKIAGAALDVFDKEPLDDNHPFRKLNNVLATPHIGYVTQDTYNLFFNDIVKALMDWLPKHLKN